The following are encoded together in the Drosophila sechellia strain sech25 chromosome 3R, ASM438219v1, whole genome shotgun sequence genome:
- the LOC6616808 gene encoding peroxidase isoform X2 has translation MRVFLVVLSVLSVAVATKCPYSAMEPSLSRSKRSSFDIRPGVSDGCLDALIKEFMPKYNGNNVHNSWAEPSASQQPLRCGVPPRNCLNDTRNLHYRTLDGSCNNLLYPEFGIAVSRYRRLLPPRQVDQAPNARLISLSLYGEQTRNDRFRTMAAMQFGQFVAHDISQLSTQGAPQDCCAEPRHPRCLPINLPRGGPIAYHTGKTCLHFARSVSDADAICPKVEEPQPEKLTVATAYLDLSSIYGNNPSQNRKVRLFKGGLLKTSYSNGQHWLPVSQNENGECGAKSECYIVPDTRNRFTPTIALLQTLLVREHNRLAENLALINPDHSDERIFQEARKINIAQFQKITYYDWLPLFVGRTYTYLNGLIYPVEPTEYANDYDETVNPAAYAEFSAAAFRYAHTQIPGWFSLVAPNRRSNQTMRLSDYLDRTETIRLLDTSDNFDALLRGLATQLHKRSDGNIDREIKHYFNRKEFEEYGSDLKSIDIQRARDFGLASYNDVREFCGLRRAVDWADFAHEIPGECRKYRCCADCMPLRMTWNLV, from the exons ATGAGAGTGTTTTTGGTGGTTTTGAGTGTGCTGTCTGTGGCGGTGGCCACCAAGTGTCCGTATTCGGCAATGGAACCCTCCTTGTCCAGGTCCAAACGGAGTTCTTTTGACATTCGCCCAGGAGTCAGTGACGGATGTTTGGATGCCTTGATTAAAGAATTTATGCCCAAATACAATGGCAACAATGTTCACAATAGTTGGGCCGAGCCTTCTGCCTCCCAACAACCTTTAAGATGTGGAGTTCCGCCCCGCAACTGCTTGAATGATACTCGAAATCTGCACTACCGAACCTTGGATGGATCCTGCAACAATCTGTTGTATCCGGAGTTTGGAATTGCCGTTTCGCGTTATCGTAGGCTTTTGCCTCCCCGCCAAGTGGATCAGGCTCCAAATGCCCGTTTAATCTCCTTGTCGCTGTACGGCGAGCAGACTAGGAACGATAGGTTCCGCACCATGGCGGCCATGCAATTTGGCCAGTTTGTTGCCCACGACATCAGCCAATTGAGCACACAGGGCGCTCCTCAAGATTGCTGTGCCGAGCCGCGTCATCCTCGCTGTCTGCCAATCAACCTGCCCCGTGGTGGTCCCATCGCCTACCATACGGGCAAGACCTGTCTGCACTTTGCCCGCAGTGTGTCGGATGCGGATGCCATATGCCCAAAGGTTGAGGAACCCCAACCCGAGAAGCTAACGGTGGCAACTGCTTACCTGGATCTCTCCTCCATCTATGGCAACAATCCCTCTCAAAACAGAAAGGTCCGCCTGTTCAAGGGCGGACTTCTGAAGACCAGCTACTCGAACGGTCAACACTGGCTACCGGTGAGCCAGAATGAGAATGGCGAGTGCGGTGCCAAGAGTGAGTGCTACATCGTACCGGACACTCGGAATCGTTTCACGCCCACCATCGCCCTGCTGCAGACTCTGTTGGTCCGAGAGCACAATCGTCTGGCCGAAAATCTAGCGCTGATTAATCCCGATCATAGTGACGAGCGCATCTTCCAGGAGGCACGCAAGATCAACATTGCGCAGTTCCAGAAGATCACATACTATGACTGGCTTCCACTGTTCGTTGGTCGCACCTATACCTACTTGAACGGTCTGATTTATCCAGTGGAGCCCACCGAGTACGCCAACGACTACGACGAGACGGTTAATCCTGCGGCCTATGCGGAGTTTTCCGCTGCCGCCTTTAGATACGCCCACACTCAAATTCCCGGATGGTTCTC ATTGGTTGCCCCCAATCGGAGATCTAATCAGACCATGCGCCTGAGCGACTACCTCGACCGAACAGAGACTATTCGTTTACTGGACACATCCGACAATTTCGATGCATTGCTGAGAGGCTTGGCTACCCAGTTGCACAAGCGATCGGATGGGAACATTGATCGGGAGATCAAGCACTACTTCAACCGCAAGGAGTTCGAGGAGTACGGTTCGGATCTGAAGTCTATAGATATTCAGAGGGCACGAGACTTCGGATTGGCTTCCTACAACGATGTGCGAGAGTTTTGTGGTCTGCGACGAGCTGTCGATTGGGCTGATTTCGCTCATGAAATTCCCGGAGAG TGTAGAAAATATCGCTGTTGCGCCGACTGTATGCCACTCCGGATGACGTGGAACTTGGTGTAG
- the LOC6616808 gene encoding peroxidase isoform X1, whose translation MRVFLVVLSVLSVAVATKCPYSAMEPSLSRSKRSSFDIRPGVSDGCLDALIKEFMPKYNGNNVHNSWAEPSASQQPLRCGVPPRNCLNDTRNLHYRTLDGSCNNLLYPEFGIAVSRYRRLLPPRQVDQAPNARLISLSLYGEQTRNDRFRTMAAMQFGQFVAHDISQLSTQGAPQDCCAEPRHPRCLPINLPRGGPIAYHTGKTCLHFARSVSDADAICPKVEEPQPEKLTVATAYLDLSSIYGNNPSQNRKVRLFKGGLLKTSYSNGQHWLPVSQNENGECGAKSECYIVPDTRNRFTPTIALLQTLLVREHNRLAENLALINPDHSDERIFQEARKINIAQFQKITYYDWLPLFVGRTYTYLNGLIYPVEPTEYANDYDETVNPAAYAEFSAAAFRYAHTQIPGWFSLVAPNRRSNQTMRLSDYLDRTETIRLLDTSDNFDALLRGLATQLHKRSDGNIDREIKHYFNRKEFEEYGSDLKSIDIQRARDFGLASYNDVREFCGLRRAVDWADFAHEIPGEKISLLRRLYATPDDVELGVGGTLEYHVPDALFGPTLLCVIGKQFLNTRRGDRFFFERENEGGFSRAQLAEIRKVSLASLFCSNANYLHLIQPNVFVFPNSHNLLLNCNFIPQIDLTKWQDLRPQLVH comes from the exons ATGAGAGTGTTTTTGGTGGTTTTGAGTGTGCTGTCTGTGGCGGTGGCCACCAAGTGTCCGTATTCGGCAATGGAACCCTCCTTGTCCAGGTCCAAACGGAGTTCTTTTGACATTCGCCCAGGAGTCAGTGACGGATGTTTGGATGCCTTGATTAAAGAATTTATGCCCAAATACAATGGCAACAATGTTCACAATAGTTGGGCCGAGCCTTCTGCCTCCCAACAACCTTTAAGATGTGGAGTTCCGCCCCGCAACTGCTTGAATGATACTCGAAATCTGCACTACCGAACCTTGGATGGATCCTGCAACAATCTGTTGTATCCGGAGTTTGGAATTGCCGTTTCGCGTTATCGTAGGCTTTTGCCTCCCCGCCAAGTGGATCAGGCTCCAAATGCCCGTTTAATCTCCTTGTCGCTGTACGGCGAGCAGACTAGGAACGATAGGTTCCGCACCATGGCGGCCATGCAATTTGGCCAGTTTGTTGCCCACGACATCAGCCAATTGAGCACACAGGGCGCTCCTCAAGATTGCTGTGCCGAGCCGCGTCATCCTCGCTGTCTGCCAATCAACCTGCCCCGTGGTGGTCCCATCGCCTACCATACGGGCAAGACCTGTCTGCACTTTGCCCGCAGTGTGTCGGATGCGGATGCCATATGCCCAAAGGTTGAGGAACCCCAACCCGAGAAGCTAACGGTGGCAACTGCTTACCTGGATCTCTCCTCCATCTATGGCAACAATCCCTCTCAAAACAGAAAGGTCCGCCTGTTCAAGGGCGGACTTCTGAAGACCAGCTACTCGAACGGTCAACACTGGCTACCGGTGAGCCAGAATGAGAATGGCGAGTGCGGTGCCAAGAGTGAGTGCTACATCGTACCGGACACTCGGAATCGTTTCACGCCCACCATCGCCCTGCTGCAGACTCTGTTGGTCCGAGAGCACAATCGTCTGGCCGAAAATCTAGCGCTGATTAATCCCGATCATAGTGACGAGCGCATCTTCCAGGAGGCACGCAAGATCAACATTGCGCAGTTCCAGAAGATCACATACTATGACTGGCTTCCACTGTTCGTTGGTCGCACCTATACCTACTTGAACGGTCTGATTTATCCAGTGGAGCCCACCGAGTACGCCAACGACTACGACGAGACGGTTAATCCTGCGGCCTATGCGGAGTTTTCCGCTGCCGCCTTTAGATACGCCCACACTCAAATTCCCGGATGGTTCTC ATTGGTTGCCCCCAATCGGAGATCTAATCAGACCATGCGCCTGAGCGACTACCTCGACCGAACAGAGACTATTCGTTTACTGGACACATCCGACAATTTCGATGCATTGCTGAGAGGCTTGGCTACCCAGTTGCACAAGCGATCGGATGGGAACATTGATCGGGAGATCAAGCACTACTTCAACCGCAAGGAGTTCGAGGAGTACGGTTCGGATCTGAAGTCTATAGATATTCAGAGGGCACGAGACTTCGGATTGGCTTCCTACAACGATGTGCGAGAGTTTTGTGGTCTGCGACGAGCTGTCGATTGGGCTGATTTCGCTCATGAAATTCCCGGAGAG AAAATATCGCTGTTGCGCCGACTGTATGCCACTCCGGATGACGTGGAACTTGGTGTAGGCGGTACCCTGGAGTACCATGTCCCAGATGCTCTATTCGGACCAACTTTGTTGTGTGTGATTGGAAAACAGTTCCTCAACACGCGACGTGGCGATAGATTCTTCTTTGAGCGGGAGAACGAGGGAGGTTTTTCGCGCG CTCAATTGGCCGAGATCCGTAAAGTGAGCCTGGCCAGTTTGTTCTGCAGCAATGCCAACTACCTGCATTTAATCCAGCCAAACGTATTTGTATTCCCGAATTCACA tAATCTACTACTGAACTGCAATTTTATCCCGCAAATCGATCTAACCAAATGGCAGGATCTCAGGCCTCAGCTTGTTCACTAG
- the LOC6616810 gene encoding peroxidase: protein MIRARDLLLLALLGFISSALGLKVSSGYHIVHNQPQSSFPNYHGFSYLQGSAPYVIGNSLPTSPAPQNPFSSPASPPVSAYGYSFPTAGRVSCAAPPAICEKTAYRTLDGSCNHLEQPGLGVANSKYGRLLTPKYADGISAPTRSVTGDELPSARLVSLVAFGEQDVPDPEFTLHNMQWGQIMTHDMSMQAGGTQSKKHPTRCCTDDGRLIGLDTAHKTCFAIIVPPHDPAYSQVGTECLNFVRTLTDRDSNCQYHGGPAEQLSVVTSYLDLSLVYGNSIQQNSDIREFQGGRMIVEERNGAKWLPLSRNVTGDCDAVDASEVCYRSGDVRVNQNPGLAILQTILLREHNRIADALSALNPHYDDRTLFQEARKINIAQYQQISYYEWLPIFLGGENMLKNQLIYKAPSGSYINDFNPNIDPSVLNEHATAAFRYFHSQIEGRLDLLSELRQVLGSLTLSDWFNRPGIIEVGDNFDSLTRGHATQPEELTDINFDRQIKHFLFRRNMPFGSDLRSLDIQRNRDHGLASYNDMREFCGLRRAHSWEGYGDLISPPILEKLKSLYPSHEDVDLTVGASLEAHVAGALAGPTFLCILTEQFYRTRVGDRFFFENGDKLTGFTPDQLEELRKASMARLLCDNGNHISSMQPEAFRTVSHSNPIMPCSNIPQVDLTKWIDQKPYATVDPSHYGKK, encoded by the exons ATGATTAGGGCACGAGATCTTCTGCTCTTGGCCCTCTTGGGATTCATCTCCAGTGCACTTGGCCTCAAAGTTTCCTCTGGCTACCACATAGTCCACAATCAACCGCAATCATCCTTTCCCAACTATCATGGCTTTAGTTACCTCCAGGGCTCAGCTCCATATGTGATTGG GAACAGCCTGCCTACCTCTCCGGCTCCACAAAATCCGTTTTCATCGCCTGCCAGTCCGCCGGTATCAGCTTATGGTTACAGTTTTCCCACAGCTGGCAGGGTGTCATGTGCTGCTCCTCCGGCAATTTGCGAAAAAACTGCCTACCGCACATTGGACGGATCCTGCAATCACTTGGAACAACCTGGCTTAGGAGTGGCTAATTCCAA GTATGGTCGCCTGCTGACTCCTAAATATGCCGACGGCATTTCGGCACCCACCAGATCTGTGACAGGAGATGAGCTGCCCAGTGCTCGTCTTGTTTCCTTGGTTGCTTTCGGTGAACAGGATGTACCCGATCCGGAGTTCACGCTGCACAACATGCAGTGGGGCCAGATCATGACCCACGATATGAGCATGCAGGCTGGTGGCACTCAGTCCA AAAAGCATCccacacgttgttgcaccgacGATGGACGTCTAATTGGCCTGGACACCGCCCACAAGACCTGTTTCGCCATTATTGTGCCACCGCACGATCCGGCTTACTCCCAAGTGGGCACTGAGTGCCTCAACTTTGTGCGCACTCTGACGGATCGGGACTCTAACTGCCAATACCACGGTGGACCGGCGGAGCAGCTGTCGGTGGTGACCTCGTACTTGGATCTCTCGCTGGTATATGGCAATTCCATTCAACAGAACAGCGATATCCGTGAGTTCCAAGGAGGCCGGATGATTGTGGAGGAGCGTAACGGAGCCAAGTGGCTGCCGCTCTCTCGAAATGTGACCGGCGATTGTGATGCCGTTGATGCCAGTGAGGTGTGCTACCGCTCCGGAGACGTGAGGGTCAACCAGAATCCGGGCCTGGCCATTCTCCAGACGATCCTGCTGCGTGAACACAATCGCATTGCGGACGCCCTGTCGGCTCTGAATCCACACTACGATGATCGCACGCTGTTCCAGGAGGCGCGAAAGATCAACATTGCCCAGTATCAGCAGATCAGTTACTACGAATGGCTGCCCATCTTTTTAGGAGGAGAGAACATGCTGAAGAACCAGTTGATCTATAAGGCTCCATCCGGAAGCTACATCAACGATTTCAATCCCAACATTGATCCATCGGTGCTAAATGAGCACGCGACGGCCGCTTTCAGATATTTCCATTCCCAGATTGAAGGTCGTTTGGA TCTTCTTTCCGAGCTGCGTCAAGTTCTCGGCTCCCTGACCCTCAGCGACTGGTTCAATCGTCCCGGTATTATTGAGGTGGGAGATAACTTTGATTCCCTGACCAGAGGACATGCCACACAGCCCGAGGAGCTAACTGATATCAACTTTGACCGACAG ATCAAGCACTTCCTTTTCAGAAGAAACATGCCCTTCGGTTCTGATCTGCGTTCCCTGGACATTCAACGTAATCGCGATCACGGTCTGGCTTCCTACAATGACATGAGGGAATTCTGTGGACTGAGACGTGCCCACTCGTGGGAGGGATACGGTGATCTAATCAGTCCACCAATTCTGGAGAAACTAAAGTCGCTGTACCCGAGCCACGAAGACGTGGACCTGACTGTGGGCGCTTCCTTGGAGGCGCATGTGGCCGGAGCTTTGGCTGGACCCACCTTCCTGTGCATCCTCACGGAACAGTTCTACAGAACCAGAGTGGGCGATCGTTTCTTCTTCGAAAACGGAGACAAGCTCACTGGATTTACTCCCG ATCAACTGGAGGAGCTGAGGAAGGCCAGTATGGCCCGTTTGCTGTGCGACAATGGCAACCACATTTCATCCATGCAGCCCGAAGCTTTCCGAACTGTTTCCCATTC GAATCCGATTATGCCGTGCTCAAATATTCCACAAGTCGACCTCACCAAATGGATTGATCAAAAGCCATATGCCACTGTAGATCCGTCTCACTACGGAAAGAAGTAA
- the LOC6616809 gene encoding LOW QUALITY PROTEIN: cuticle collagen 3A3 (The sequence of the model RefSeq protein was modified relative to this genomic sequence to represent the inferred CDS: deleted 1 base in 1 codon) produces MRLLAVLLFTAISAFCEGSWLLSAVQPVKVESRPKAKKPNYKNHNLYYYSPETIGSSIYHGSQPNCQCRPGPPGPPGPPGIPGLPGEEGAPGEKGDRGDRGESGKRGRPGYTGFSGPIGPPGLPGPPGRPGKSPSHGQKQGSTIIYLPAIPADKPPKTENPRAAMKTHHRNPIIETSLKRQTSPGHRCL; encoded by the exons ATGAGGCTACTCGCGGTTCTGCTGTTCACAG CCATCTCAGCATTCTGCGAGGGATCATGGCTGCTCTCCGCAGTTCAGCCGGTCAAAGTAGAATCGCGGCCAAAGGCAAAGAAAccaaattataaaaaccacAATCTGTACTATTACAGTCCTGAAACGATAGGTTCCTCCATTTACCACGGATCTCAACCCAATTGCCAATGTCGACCCGGGCCGCCTGGACCTCCTGGGCCACCAGGAATTCCTGGTCTGCCAGGTGAGGAAGGAGCGCCAGGTGAAAAGGGGGATCGTGGTGACCGTGGAGAAAGTGGCAAAAGGGGTAGGCCGGGTTATACTGGATTTTCGGGACCCATTGGGCCACCAGGACTACCTGGCCCACCGGGCCGCCCTGGAAAATCTCCATCTCATGGACAGAAACAAGGTTCAACCATTATTTACTTGCCAGCAATTCCAGCGGACAAACCGCCAAAAACGGAAAACCCA AGGGCAGCAATGAAAACCCACCATCGAAACCCGATAATAGAAACGTCAttaaaaaggcaaacaagCCCCGGGCACCGCTGCCTTTGA
- the LOC116801682 gene encoding basic proline-rich protein, with translation MRLFAVIFWIGWAFGQANSKSPSAETGRLIASLQAAPAPAPAQSVIYKLPPQHYYPPPPPPPPPQHCNCPPGPPGPPGPPGLPGTPGPQGPKGHTGSKGERGEKGERGHYGLPGQPGQPGPIGPPGLPGPPGHKSGHGHHDHHDHHHHHPAPPPPPPPPPPPPPPPPPPPPPPHPHPHPHHPHPPIVTPPIIVPIPLPPQKGDHGHHHHHKGSKGPPGPPGPPGTGPPGPPGPPGITYPPPPPPPPPPPPPPSYPYPPYPYPPPGPYPGPWIPLPVPVPWPSKGHKGDKGHKGGHKGGHHHHYYPPGHDKGGHYPYPPHGGHGGHHHPGHNYPGPYPPPYPPYHPHNGGDKGHHHHPPHNHGGHHHGGHNNHHPPHNGEHNHNHPPHNHGGHNPHNTHHQHPHHYQPKPTKPEGSGEQTPRDDLDLLDENVEIVENIIDENENENDFMEGEEEMSHEHNDLETEPEDAGYGLEYADNTVENHESPSGTEEIDDEDPGYMVSGGEDAMEEDHMMEDQMDPENMTEDNAPMDGDAIEERTNKGPIILSIGTPRNPFHIYAYEQYDT, from the exons ATGAGGCTGTTCGCAGTGATTTTTTGGATAG GCTGGGCCTTCGGCCAAGCGAATTCTAAAAGCCCGAGTGCCGAGACGGGCAGACTGATAGCATCTCTTCAAGCTGCTCCGGCTCCGGCGCCAGCACAAAGTGTGATCTATAAGCTGCCACCACAGCACTACTAtccgccaccaccgccgccgcctccgccACAGCACTGTAATTGCCCGCCAGGTCCACCGGGTCCTCCTGGACCACCGGGCTTACCAGGAACCCCTGGTCCGCAAGGTCCCAAAGGACACACTGGGTCCAAGGGCGAGCGAGGAGAGAAGGGAGAGCGCGGTCACTACGGACTACCAGGCCAACCAGGTCAACCGGGACCCATTGGCCCACCGGGACTACCGGGCCCACCCGGTCACAAATCGGGACATGGTCATCATGATCATCATGatcaccaccatcatcatccagcgcctccaccgccaccacctccgcctccgccgcctccaccacctccacctccaccaccaccaccaccacaccCACACCCGCATCCACATCATCCGCACCCACCAATCGTGACGCCTCCAATTATAGTTCCCATTCCATTGCCACCGCAGAAAGGTGACCATGGTCACCATCATCACCACAAGGGATCCAAGGGTCCGCCCGGACCTCCAGGTCCACCAG GAACGGGACCACCGGGTCCTCCAGGACCTCCAGGCATTACGTAtccacctccaccaccaccaccaccaccaccaccaccaccaccatcgtACCCATACCCACCGTACCCGTATCCACCACCTGGTCCTTATCCAGGACCATGGATTCCTCTGCCAGTGCCAGTGCCCTGGCCCTCAAAGGGACATAAGGGAGACAAAGGTCACAAAGGAGGCCACAAGGGCGGACACCACCATCACTATTACCCGCCAGGACACGATAAGGGAGGCCACTATCCGTATCCACCCCACGGCGGCCATGGAGGCCATCACCATCCAGGTCATAACTATCCAGGACCCTATCCGCCACCCTATCCACCTTACCATCCACATAATGGCGGTGACAAGGGACATCACCATCATCCACCCCACAATCACGGAGGACACCATCACGGGGGACACAACAACCATCATCCACCTCACAACGGAGAGCACAACCATAATCATCCCCCACACAATCACGGAGGGCATAACCCACATAATACACACCACCAACACCCCCATCATTATCAACCAAAACCCACTAAGCCAGAGGGTAGTGGCGAACAAACTCCACGGGATGATCTGGACTTGCTGGATGAAAATGTGGAGATTGTCGAAAACATAAttgatgaaaatgaaaacgaaaatgattTCATGGAGGGCGAGGAGGAAATGTCCCATGAGCACAATGACTTGGAAACTGAACCAGAGGATGCGGGCTACGGCCTTGAATATGCAGATAACACTGTGGAGAACCACGAATCTCCGAGTGGCACTGAAGAAATCGATGATGAGGATCCAGGCTATATGGTATCAGGAGGAGAAGATGCGATGGAAGAGGACCATATGATGGAGGACCAGATGGACCCAGAGAATATGACGGAGGATAACGCACCTATGGATGGAGATGCAATTGAGGAGCGAACCAACAAAGGTCCGATTATCCTGTCGATTGGAACTCCTCGAAATCCTTTTCACATTTACGCCTATGAACAGTATGATACATAA